GGCACATCTCACCCGTGTCTAGGCGGGTTAGCGTATCTCCTCCGCCTGGGCGCTCGCCCCGGGGCACTATGCCGACTTCGGACCGAGCGACCCCTTCGACCCGTGGACTCTGTGATCGTCCGATTCCTCGGGAATTCTCCCTCTCCGAAGTCAGGAGATCACCCGATCGAATCCCCGAGACCGTGGGCGTACATGTAGCACCGCATCCGGGGGCCCACCGAGGGGGAATGCTCGCAAGTCCCCTTCCGCTCACACGATTTCCGCGTCTGCTCTTGGAGGAGGAGCGCCATGAAAACCTGCCATCGGGACTTGCGCACGACTGGAGCCGTCAACGATCGAGGACGCCTCGCCGGGGCGATCGCGGCGGCCGTCCTGGGGACCTTCCTGGCAGGTACGCCGCTCGGCGCGCAAACGACGACGCCGATCTTCGTCGAGCTGAAATCTCCCGATCCGGTCGTCGTGGCCCGCGCGCGCGCCGCCGCTCAGGGGAAGGCGTTCGACGAGGCCCTGCAGCGCTCGTCGATCAGGCTGGCGCAGGACCAGCTCCTCCAGGGCCTGGTCGCGGCCGGGATCCCGTACACGCTGACGAGCACCACGCTGGCGCTTCCGAGCGGAGCCGTGAGCCTCATCGACCGCTACGCCGACCTGATCAACGCGGTCCGCCTCGAGGTGGGAGGCTGGGACGTGGGCAAGATCCGGCGGATGAGCGCCGTCAGGCACATCAGCGTCGACGTCGGCAAGCAGCTGGTGCTCGACCACAGCGTGCCGTACATCCGCGCCAACTGCCCGTCCGATCCGAGCGGCACCCCCTCCGCCTGCGGCAGCGCGCGCAGCCTCGGTCTGCGGGGGACGGGCCAGGTGATCGCGGTGCTCGACACGGGGATCCATGCCGGCTTGGGGCAGGGCGCGGGCGGAGGCCACCCGATGTTCGACGACCGGGTCGACGACGCCCACTTCGAGGACCGCAACGCCTTCAACCATCCCGACATGCGCCCGGTGCGGATGCAGGGCGAGCCGTTCCTGCCGGGAACGCACCACACGAAGGTGGTCTACAGGGCGCTCTTCGGTGGCAACGCCGTCGTCGGCGACGACACCGGACACGGGACGATGGTCTCGACCACCGCGGCCGGGCTGAAGGCGCGCACCGGTCCGAACGACGGCAGCGTCGTGGTCGAGGGGGTGGCGCCCGGGGCCCTGGTGATGGACTACAAGGTCTGCCCCAGCCTGGCCTGCACCGACCAGCAGATCCTGTTCAGCCTGGAGGACTCGATCCGGCCGGTGGACGTCGCGGGCAACCCGAAGCCGGTGGCGACGGTGGTCAACATGAGCTTCGGGGACTCGACCGGCGACCCGGACGACGCCATCGGCACGGCCGCGGGCAATCTCCAGTTCGCGGGGGTCGTCCCCGAGGCCTCGGCCGGGAACGACGGACCCGACGAGAACATCATCGGCTCCCCGGCGGCGCACCGGCTGGTGATCGCGACTGCGGCGACGAACGACCCGGGGGTGGCCCCGAACAGCATCGACGTGCTGAACGCGGATCGGGCGACAATCAAGCCGGGCACGCCGAAGATGCTCGCCGACTTCGCCACCGAGTCGAACGCCACGATGAAGATCAGCGCGCCGATCGTGGAGAACTACGTCTACGCCGGCTTCGCCGATACGGTGGCGGACGTGCCCCTCGCGGCGAACGGCCACATCTGCCTGGCGCAGCGGGGCGGGACGGTCGGTCTCTTCGGGGCCAAGGCGAACAACTGTGCCGCGCGGGGGGCGAAGGCCGTCGTCATCTTCAACAACGTCCCCGGACCGATCGGGGTCGTCCTGGCCCCTTCGGTCAATGTCCCCGTCTTCACCATCTCGCTGGAGGATGGGATCCTGCTGCGTGACGGCGCGGGCCTCGGCTTCGACGCCAGCGGTGTCTCCAACCTCCCGATCCGCATCAATCCCGAGGACGCGGCGCTCTTCGTGCCGGACACGGCGGCGTTCAGCTCCCGAGGCCCGAACAACGACTTCAGGGTGGTCAAGCCGGATCTCACCGCTCCGGGCGTCGCCATCCTTATGGGGGCCTCGCCCACCGGCATCCCGGTCATCCTGGGCGACCCCGACTTCTACAACAGCGCCGACGGCACCAGCTTCTCCGGGCCGCACCTGAGCGGGTCGGCCGCCCTAGTGCGCGACGCCCTCTCCCGGCCCGGCTTCACGCCCAGCCAGGTGCGCGCCGCGCTCATGAACGGAACGACGAACCTGCGCAAAGCCGACGGCACGCCGATCCCGGACACCGACGCCAACAACTTCATCCACGAGACCGGCGCCGGCCTCGCCGATCTGGTACGGGCCGTCACGGTGAAGGCGATCATGGGGACCAACAACCTGAACGGCGCCGGCGGCCCCGACGACACGGCCCAGCCCGACTTCCTCCCCAGCCACAGCTTCGGCGAGCTGGGGCTGATCGGCACCGGGGCCTCCGCGAAGACCGCCTCCCAGCGGCGGGCCATCACCGTGACGCTGGCCGACATGTCCGGCGCCTCCGGTACCTACAGCCTGAGGCTCGTCGACGCTGGGGCGCTGCGCGGCGACATCACCAGGCCCCTCGGCACGCCGGGGTTCAGTGCCTCCCTCGGCAGGACCTCCGTCTCGGTCGGGGCCAACGGCAAGGCGACGTTCGACGTGAACATTGCCGTGGACGGGACCGCCGCCGGGCTGCAGGTCGCCGGCCCGGACGTCAACGGCGATCCGGCCGTCGAGTTCCTCTGGTATGTGGTCGCCGCCCGCTCCGACGGCAGCGAGACGCTGCGCATGCCGTTCTTCGCCCGATTCGCCAAGGGCTCCGGGGTGGCCGGAGGCAAGGCGAGCGGCGACGGCTGGATCCTCGGGAGCGGCGCGGGCCAGAAGGCCAACTTCCACTTCAACGCCCGCTTCGAGGGGTCAGCGCCCGCCGGCCGGATCCGGTACGAGTCCGGCGGCGGGCTGTCGCTGACCGGGGACGTCAGGACGCTCTCGGTCGACGGCGCCCAGTTCCGCGCCAGCTTCGGCGGCAACTGCACGCTCGGGGACGGATCCCCCTGCCAGTACACCGCCGACGTCGAGGACAACGCCGAGCCCGGCAACGGGGCGGATCGCTTCGCAGTACGGGTCACCCGCCCGGGTGGCGCTCCGGTCCACTCAAACGACGGCCTTCTGGGAGGGGGCAACATCCGGATCGGAGGATGAGGGACGGCAGCGCGTCCGTGAGCTTGGAGTGACCTAGTACTTTTGTTCGGGGACTTCGTGAATGGAGGGGACAGCCATGTACCCCGCCAGGCCTACTTGCCGAACCGCTCGAACCGGTACGCCAGCTCCGGGCCCCCTTTTCCCTCGTATGCCAACTGGGCGACGAGCAGCGCGAACGGCTCGGTGTATCGGGCGATCTGCAGGGGACCGGCGTCCACCGGATCGAAACCCACCTCGCGGATCAGCTCAACGACCACCGCCTTGCCGCTCTTGTCGTCGCCACAGCACACCAGACTCGGTCGGCTGACCTTGCGCCTGGCTTCGAACACGCCGAAAAGCACTTCGCTGGGCACGGTGTTGAATGCGGAGACGACCCGAGCTTTCGGAATCATCTTTGCAAGTTCCTCCGCCCCCGACGAGGTGTGGGCGACGACGAGTTCGGTATTGTCAACATTCATCGGAAGCGAACAGCTTACGATCACCTTGCCGGACAGGTCGCCCGCTTGTTTCAGTACGTCGTCGATTCGCGACCAGTGCACCGCGAGCAGGAGTGCGTCGGCATCCCGTGCGGCATCCCTCGGTGTGCCCGCCCGCGCGTTTCCCTGGGCGTCCCGCGCGAGCTTGTCCAGCTTCTCCTTGCTGCGCGCATAGCTGAATGCCACCTCATGCCCCGCACGCGCGAAGAGCGTCCCGAGCTTGCCGCCCATCAACCCCGAACCCAGAATGCCAACTCGCATGGTGCTCTCCCCTCGTCGCAGTCAGCCTGCGGTACGCGGCCAGGTGCTGGATGGCGTCCTTGGGCGATCTTCGCGCAGCGCCGCCCGATACGCCTCCATCGCTTCGTTCTTCCGGCCCACGGGCAAGCTACCGTTCCCGTGAAAGAATTGAGCGCCACTTGTGCTTCACGAGCTTGAGGTTGCCGAAGCCCACGATCAATATGAAACAAAGGAAATAGAACTTCAGGATGTTCAGGCCCAGGTTGCTCAACGAGAGGTTCAAGCCGTATTGGACGGCAAGGATGGAAAACTGCATCAGGAGGATGCCCAGGACCCCGTAAAAGAGATAGACGGACAGATTGATCTTGAACGTGCTCCCCGAGAAAAATTCGGACTGGTCCAGAGCGTTCTCGAGCATGTTGCGGAAGACAATGATCAAGTAGATGAGGATGAGCGTCGACACAATGCCGAGCCCGATGGAAGACGACAGAAAGAAATCATAGAGCCCATGGGCCAGGACGGCCGCGCCAAAACAGCCGAAGACCCAGATCACGCCCCAGGAGTCGCGCATGTAGCGCCGGTGAAAGAGACCGTACACCGCCAGGCTGGTCAGGCAGACATGCATGACCACGGCTGAAAGCGACCGCCCTACGATGAGCCCGATGGCCACCCGGCTGAAGTAGCCCACGTTCTCGATGCAGGCGAATCCCAGGGCGGACACGGCCGCGAACACAAGGATGTCCACAGACTCGTTCCACTTCTTCCACAGGAAGACCGCGATCAGCACGGGGATGACCTTCGCGGTCTCCTCGAACAGACCCACCCCGAAGATGAAGAAGCCCAGGTCCTGAAGCCCCCGCCCGGTTTCCTTGACTCCCAAGTAAGAACCGGCCAGGTCGTAGAACATCGAGGCCAGCACTCCGGAAAGAACTCCCATTCCGAAGATGGCTGCAAGGAGGGAAATCCTCTCGTTCTCGAACACGTCCACGAAGTAGATGTAAGCCAGAAACATCAGGGCGATCGACAGGCTGGACAGGAGACTCATCCAGGTCACGGCGCTCGCTTCGGACCGGAGCAGGGTCATCATGTAGGCGCCGTAGCGTCGCTCAGCCAATTCCAGGTACCTCAGTGCGTGCATCGGGAAATACCGGCCCAGGGCCGCGTCCCGGCTCAGCGCGTCCATCTCTCCGAGCTTCCGTTGCTCCCAGAACAGTTCGGCCAGGTTCGAGACCGCGCCGTCCACGTTTCCTTTGAGGGCGATCTCCCTCTCGAAATATGGACGCGCGCGGTCCGGCTGCCTCTTTTCGTGCCAGTAGAGGTAGCCGATGGAGTTGTTCAAGTAAGGCATGTCGCGATTGACGATCTTGTCGAAGTATTCCAAGCCGCGGTCCGGCAGTTGCTCGCGGGCGAAAAAATAGCCCATCCCGTAAAGACCGATGTCGCGCAGCTTTGGATCGTTGGACTTGATGTAGCGGTTGTAACGGTCCTGGATCTGCGTGTCGTCGCGCACGATCGTGCTGTGCCGCATGCGAGTCATCTTGGGGATGGAAAGATGGGCGTCCAGCAGGCCGCGGTGATTGTCGAGATTGTAGACGTCCGCGTCGACGAGTCTGGCATATTCCCTTTCCAGGGTGTAATAGTCCAGGCTGGCTCGCGCGCCCTCCAAGGCGGTACGCGGCCCGTGCGGAACGAACAAAAAGGCGACGGCCGAGCCGAGGACGACCACGGCGATGACCAGGAGCGAGAACAGGAAATGCTTCTGGAAGGGCATTCCGAATCCACCCGAACCGGTTCCCCGCCGACCGCCTGGCCGCCGCGGCCGCAGGCCAGCCATCATACCGCGGCCGCCAAGTTCTCCGGGCCGGGAGCTCGACCGGCGGCCGCGCCCCGTATCTTGAGGTAGAATCGGACATCAAGACATTGCGAGGGGCCGAGCAACGCTGGCGCGGCACATTTGTGAGGAGGAACCAATGGCACGTTACGTCGACGGCTTCGTCGTTCCCGTCCCGAAGAAGAAACTCGCGGCCTACCGCCGAATGGCGCAGACGGCCGGCAGAGTCTGGCGCGACCACGGTGCTCTCGAGTACATCGAGAGCGTGGCCGACGACGTCAAGCGGGGCAAATGGACCTCGTTTCCGCGGAGCGTCAAGCTGAAGAGCAACGAGACTGTGGTCTTCTCGTACATCGTCTACAAGTCCAAGGCGCAGCGCGACCGTATCAACGCCAAGGTGATGAAGGATCCCCGCCTCGCCAAGATGATGGACCCCAAGGCGATGCCGTTCGACGGCAAGCGGATGTTCTGGGGCGGCTTCAAGACCCTGGTCACGCGCTGAGAGCCCGGCCCCGATCGGACGAAGCGATCGCCGTCGCACGCAGGCTCCTGGGCCGGTGGCGCATGACGGCGCGCGCTGTGACCATCGCCCTCCTGTGTCTCTGTCCGTTGACCGATGGCCCGCGGGCGTTTCAGGACCATGTCTTCGTCGTGACCGACCCGAACGTCCACGACTGCAACTCCGCGACACTCGAGCCGGTCGCACCCTGGACGGCGACCCGGGACGTGGAGCCTGTGGGCGGCGATCCGGTCGTGCGCCATTGTCTCGGTCTCACGTACGTCATCAACCGATCGAGCGGCACGGTGCAGGTCATCGACCCCGCCACCTACGATACGAAGCGCACTTTCTCGGTGGGGGCGGGTTCAAACCCCCAGGACATCCTGGTCGTCGACTAACGCATCGCCTATGTGACCCGCTACGAAAGCCGCTGGCTGTACAGAGTCGACCCCACGACCGGCAGAGGCTTCGACGCGGTGGATCTCGGACCGCTCGCCGATGGCGACGGCCTGCCCGAGATGTCGATGATGGCGCGCGACGGTCTTCACCTGTTCATCCAGATCCAGCGGCTCGATCGACCCGCGGGTTACGTCTCGGTGCCGCCGTCCTATGCTCGGGGGCATGCCAGAGTAGGCGAAGACCGGCACGTCGAGGTCTCGAGCGGGACAGATCGAGCCGGCGGCGCTTGACAGAAGCGCTGCGATGCCAATATTTACGTCTCGGGCCGCTCCGCCGGACTCACCCTCCCACCTTTCGAATGCGGCAGCGAGGACGGCCTCCCGGACAACGCTCGCGCCCTTGAATGGGACCGACGGATGAAGAACGCCAAGATCAAGAAGATTCACGCCGGGCACGCTCCGGATCGAAAGGATGCCCGCCCGGAGGATTGGCTGGTCGGCGGCGGAGAGATGGGGCAGCTGGTCCGATCGATGGACTGGTCGAGGACGCCCCTGGGCCGCATCTCATTCTGGCCTCAGAGCCTGCGCACCACGGTCAGCCTCGGCCTGGCCTCCAACTTTCCCATCTCCCTTGCCTGGGGGCCCAAGCACATCCAGATCTACAACGACGGGTACTGGCCGATCTGCGGCGCGAAGCACCCCCACTCCATGGGCCAGGACTTCAGCGAATGCTGGGCCTCGGCCTGGCCGGTCATCGGCGAGGCGTTCGAGCAGGCCCTGCGCGGCCAGACCTCCTATCTCGAGAACCAGCGGATGTTCCTGGATCGCAACGGCTATCTCGAAGAGACCTTTTTCACCTTCTCGTTCAGCCCCATTCGGGACGAGACGGGCAAGGTCGGGGGACTCTTCCACCCCGTGACCGAAACCACGAGCAAAATGCTCAACGAGCGGCGCACGCGCAGCCTGCGCGACCTGGCCGGGCGCGCCGGCAAGGCGCGAACCCTAGAAGATGCCTTCACGCTCGCCGCTCAGACGCTCTCGGAGTCCGCGCTCGACCTGCCCTTCCTTCTCTTCTACAGGCTCGACGCCGCAGGAAAGGAAGCCAGGCTCGTCGCCCGCGCGGGACTCCCCCCCGGGACGGAGGCCAGCCCGGAGGTCGTCAACCTGGAGGGATCTCAGGAGGCGGCCTGGCCCCTGGCCGAGGTGGCACGGTCGCGCGAGCCTCGACAGGCGGACGATCTGGGCCGGAGGCTGCGTTCCCTTTCGTGCGACCCGTATCCCGAACCTCCAAAGACCGCCCTGGTGCTTCCGCTCATCCCCCCGGGGTACGAACGACCTGCCGGGATCCTCGTGGCCGGAGTCAGCGCACGGCTGCCGCTCAATGAATCGTACCGCGCTTACTACGACCTCCTCGCGGCGGGCGTCACGACGGCCGTCGCCAATGCCCGCGCCTACGAAGATGAGCGAAAGAGAGCGGAGGCTCTCGCAGAGATCGACCGCGCCAAGACGGCGTTCTTCTCGAACGTCAGCCACGAGTTCCGCACCCCGCTCACGCTGATCCTGGGTCCGCTGGAAGATGAATTGGCGGAGCGCGACAGCCCGCTCCCTCCGGCCCGGCACGAACGGCTCGACGCCGCTTACCGGAACAGTCTCCGACTTCTCAAGCTGGTCAACTCC
The sequence above is drawn from the Candidatus Dormiibacterota bacterium genome and encodes:
- a CDS encoding S8 family serine peptidase produces the protein MKTCHRDLRTTGAVNDRGRLAGAIAAAVLGTFLAGTPLGAQTTTPIFVELKSPDPVVVARARAAAQGKAFDEALQRSSIRLAQDQLLQGLVAAGIPYTLTSTTLALPSGAVSLIDRYADLINAVRLEVGGWDVGKIRRMSAVRHISVDVGKQLVLDHSVPYIRANCPSDPSGTPSACGSARSLGLRGTGQVIAVLDTGIHAGLGQGAGGGHPMFDDRVDDAHFEDRNAFNHPDMRPVRMQGEPFLPGTHHTKVVYRALFGGNAVVGDDTGHGTMVSTTAAGLKARTGPNDGSVVVEGVAPGALVMDYKVCPSLACTDQQILFSLEDSIRPVDVAGNPKPVATVVNMSFGDSTGDPDDAIGTAAGNLQFAGVVPEASAGNDGPDENIIGSPAAHRLVIATAATNDPGVAPNSIDVLNADRATIKPGTPKMLADFATESNATMKISAPIVENYVYAGFADTVADVPLAANGHICLAQRGGTVGLFGAKANNCAARGAKAVVIFNNVPGPIGVVLAPSVNVPVFTISLEDGILLRDGAGLGFDASGVSNLPIRINPEDAALFVPDTAAFSSRGPNNDFRVVKPDLTAPGVAILMGASPTGIPVILGDPDFYNSADGTSFSGPHLSGSAALVRDALSRPGFTPSQVRAALMNGTTNLRKADGTPIPDTDANNFIHETGAGLADLVRAVTVKAIMGTNNLNGAGGPDDTAQPDFLPSHSFGELGLIGTGASAKTASQRRAITVTLADMSGASGTYSLRLVDAGALRGDITRPLGTPGFSASLGRTSVSVGANGKATFDVNIAVDGTAAGLQVAGPDVNGDPAVEFLWYVVAARSDGSETLRMPFFARFAKGSGVAGGKASGDGWILGSGAGQKANFHFNARFEGSAPAGRIRYESGGGLSLTGDVRTLSVDGAQFRASFGGNCTLGDGSPCQYTADVEDNAEPGNGADRFAVRVTRPGGAPVHSNDGLLGGGNIRIGG
- a CDS encoding NADPH-dependent F420 reductase, encoding MRVGILGSGLMGGKLGTLFARAGHEVAFSYARSKEKLDKLARDAQGNARAGTPRDAARDADALLLAVHWSRIDDVLKQAGDLSGKVIVSCSLPMNVDNTELVVAHTSSGAEELAKMIPKARVVSAFNTVPSEVLFGVFEARRKVSRPSLVCCGDDKSGKAVVVELIREVGFDPVDAGPLQIARYTEPFALLVAQLAYEGKGGPELAYRFERFGK
- a CDS encoding PrsW family intramembrane metalloprotease; the protein is MPFQKHFLFSLLVIAVVVLGSAVAFLFVPHGPRTALEGARASLDYYTLEREYARLVDADVYNLDNHRGLLDAHLSIPKMTRMRHSTIVRDDTQIQDRYNRYIKSNDPKLRDIGLYGMGYFFAREQLPDRGLEYFDKIVNRDMPYLNNSIGYLYWHEKRQPDRARPYFEREIALKGNVDGAVSNLAELFWEQRKLGEMDALSRDAALGRYFPMHALRYLELAERRYGAYMMTLLRSEASAVTWMSLLSSLSIALMFLAYIYFVDVFENERISLLAAIFGMGVLSGVLASMFYDLAGSYLGVKETGRGLQDLGFFIFGVGLFEETAKVIPVLIAVFLWKKWNESVDILVFAAVSALGFACIENVGYFSRVAIGLIVGRSLSAVVMHVCLTSLAVYGLFHRRYMRDSWGVIWVFGCFGAAVLAHGLYDFFLSSSIGLGIVSTLILIYLIIVFRNMLENALDQSEFFSGSTFKINLSVYLFYGVLGILLMQFSILAVQYGLNLSLSNLGLNILKFYFLCFILIVGFGNLKLVKHKWRSILSRER
- a CDS encoding DUF1428 domain-containing protein translates to MARYVDGFVVPVPKKKLAAYRRMAQTAGRVWRDHGALEYIESVADDVKRGKWTSFPRSVKLKSNETVVFSYIVYKSKAQRDRINAKVMKDPRLAKMMDPKAMPFDGKRMFWGGFKTLVTR